One genomic window of Deinococcus deserti VCD115 includes the following:
- the cobU gene encoding bifunctional adenosylcobinamide kinase/adenosylcobinamide-phosphate guanylyltransferase encodes MKSRIVFVTGGARSGKSAFAERYAARSGQLVTYLATAQAFDEEMKDRISRHRSERPADWPTREEPLDVPAALNAVSTPTVLLDCLSLWASNLMFAGHSDDGILAQTTQLLEAARARPGTTILVTNEVGFGIVPDNALARRYRDVLGWVNQRCAAASDEAYLVVSGLTLTLKGTPYDHF; translated from the coding sequence GTGAAGAGCCGGATCGTGTTCGTGACCGGAGGCGCACGCAGCGGGAAGAGTGCCTTTGCCGAACGCTACGCGGCCCGTTCAGGTCAGCTGGTCACCTACCTGGCCACCGCCCAGGCCTTCGACGAGGAAATGAAAGACCGCATTTCGCGCCACCGGTCAGAGCGCCCCGCGGACTGGCCTACGCGCGAAGAGCCGCTGGACGTGCCCGCTGCCCTGAACGCGGTGTCCACCCCCACAGTCCTGCTCGATTGCCTGAGCCTGTGGGCCAGCAACCTGATGTTCGCCGGGCACTCTGACGACGGCATCCTGGCACAGACCACCCAGTTGCTGGAAGCTGCGCGCGCCCGGCCCGGCACTACTATTCTCGTGACCAATGAAGTCGGATTCGGCATCGTGCCGGACAACGCCCTGGCCCGCCGCTACCGTGACGTCCTGGGCTGGGTCAACCAGCGCTGCGCTGCGGCCAGTGACGAGGCGTATCTGGTGGTCAGCGGGCTGACACTGACCCTGAAAGGAACTCCCTATGACCATTTCTGA
- a CDS encoding alpha/beta hydrolase family esterase yields the protein MKFRCLALLLPFLLAACSRQAQVLPADLAGSPKTTPPTLRAQSTGYWVSGTYSNAYGARYYRLWVPAGYDGTTARPVMVMLHGCKQDGYDFAAGTRMNALADARNFLVLYPEQGTAYNSYDCWNWFYDVNQRRGSGEPSIIAGMISLVKSKYRVDAARVGVAGLSAGAAMANIMGCTYPDHIRKVAAFAGVMYRGAISATGATSTMSSGSPYDPNERGTSCYNEMSTSKRVMPTLLFHGSSDGTVSITNTHQTGAQWAQTSDLAYDSLDDSDIDNTADASASGTACRSYTRYDYRNSATGGTVMQKYIISGLGHAWSGGSTAGSYADPCGPDASTLVANFFGF from the coding sequence ATGAAGTTTCGCTGCCTTGCCCTCCTGCTCCCATTCCTCCTTGCAGCCTGCTCCAGGCAGGCACAGGTTCTACCTGCTGATCTGGCAGGCTCCCCAAAAACCACGCCCCCGACCCTGCGCGCGCAGTCCACCGGCTACTGGGTGTCCGGCACATACTCGAATGCCTACGGCGCGCGGTACTACCGCCTATGGGTGCCAGCCGGGTATGACGGCACCACTGCGCGCCCCGTGATGGTCATGCTGCATGGCTGCAAGCAGGACGGCTACGACTTCGCGGCCGGCACTCGCATGAATGCCCTCGCTGACGCCCGGAACTTTCTTGTGTTGTATCCCGAGCAGGGGACGGCCTACAACAGCTACGACTGCTGGAACTGGTTTTACGACGTCAACCAGCGCCGCGGTTCAGGCGAGCCGTCAATTATCGCTGGCATGATCTCACTGGTCAAAAGCAAGTACCGCGTGGATGCTGCCCGCGTGGGCGTGGCTGGGCTGTCCGCTGGCGCCGCCATGGCCAACATCATGGGCTGCACCTATCCTGATCACATCCGCAAGGTAGCCGCGTTTGCAGGTGTGATGTACCGGGGCGCCATTTCAGCCACGGGCGCGACCAGCACCATGAGCTCCGGCAGTCCGTACGACCCGAACGAACGTGGCACCTCCTGCTACAACGAGATGAGCACCAGTAAGCGCGTGATGCCGACCCTGTTGTTCCACGGTAGCTCTGACGGTACCGTCAGTATCACCAACACGCACCAGACCGGCGCGCAATGGGCCCAGACCAGCGACCTGGCCTACGACAGCCTGGATGACAGCGACATCGATAACACCGCAGACGCCAGTGCCAGCGGCACGGCCTGCCGCTCGTACACCCGCTACGACTATAGAAACAGTGCCACGGGGGGCACCGTCATGCAGAAGTACATCATCAGCGGTCTGGGGCATGCCTGGTCGGGCGGAAGCACCGCCGGGTCCTATGCCGATCCGTGCGGACCGGACGCCAGCACACTGGTGGCTAACTTTTTCGGCTTTTGA
- a CDS encoding peptidoglycan recognition protein family protein, with translation MNTLLTRRDLLRWGALLGGSTLLASCGLQAPPMADLPLNTQAVTAPSISSTSTWKAQAPREAITLLSARPTRIIVHHTASANVTDYSQAQAFTLARSIQQSHFDRGWIDSGQQFTISRGGYVVEGRHRSLEAAQGGTHHVRGAHCDGFNDVAVGIENEGTYMTVSPPAGQYSALVSLCAWLCQHYGIPATELYGHRDFNTTACPGDLLYGQLPQLRRDVATRLGVTVRIWPTTRSGQTGERVRSAQRLLVSHGQSLTADGSYGPATASAVSAFQSGAGLTPDGVIGSATWERLIRTVRRGDSGPAVQAAQGQLAARGYGVTADGVFGAGTESAVRSFQSSRGLTSDGIVGPNTWHALES, from the coding sequence ATGAACACATTGTTGACACGCCGTGACCTGTTGCGGTGGGGCGCCCTGCTGGGAGGCAGCACTCTGCTCGCGAGCTGCGGTCTGCAGGCCCCACCCATGGCTGACTTGCCTCTGAACACGCAGGCAGTTACTGCACCAAGCATTTCCAGCACGTCCACCTGGAAGGCCCAGGCGCCCAGAGAGGCCATCACGCTGCTGAGTGCGCGGCCCACCCGCATTATCGTTCACCATACCGCCAGTGCCAATGTCACCGACTACTCGCAGGCCCAGGCGTTTACCCTGGCGCGTTCTATCCAGCAGAGCCATTTCGACCGGGGCTGGATTGATTCCGGCCAGCAGTTCACCATCAGCCGGGGAGGCTACGTCGTCGAAGGACGCCACCGCAGCCTCGAAGCGGCCCAGGGCGGCACCCATCATGTACGCGGTGCTCACTGTGACGGATTTAACGACGTGGCCGTGGGCATCGAGAACGAAGGCACCTACATGACAGTTTCGCCGCCCGCTGGCCAGTACTCGGCGCTGGTGAGTCTGTGCGCGTGGCTGTGTCAGCACTACGGCATTCCGGCCACCGAACTCTACGGGCACCGGGATTTCAACACCACGGCCTGCCCAGGAGATCTGCTGTACGGTCAGCTGCCTCAGCTGCGGCGGGATGTGGCCACCCGGCTGGGCGTCACCGTCAGAATCTGGCCCACCACCCGCAGCGGCCAGACAGGCGAACGTGTTCGCAGCGCCCAGCGCCTGCTGGTCTCTCATGGGCAGAGCCTGACCGCCGACGGCAGCTACGGACCAGCCACAGCCAGCGCAGTCAGCGCCTTCCAGAGCGGCGCCGGGCTGACGCCAGACGGTGTCATCGGATCAGCCACCTGGGAGCGGCTGATCCGCACGGTGCGCCGCGGCGACAGCGGGCCGGCCGTACAGGCGGCGCAGGGCCAGCTCGCCGCCCGGGGGTATGGAGTGACAGCAGACGGAGTTTTTGGTGCTGGGACTGAGTCCGCGGTCCGAAGTTTCCAGTCCAGCCGTGGCCTGACCTCAGACGGCATTGTCGGGCCCAACACCTGGCATGCGCTGGAAAGCTGA
- a CDS encoding cobyric acid synthase has product MVQGCTSNAGKSYLAAALCRILADEGLRVAPFKAQNMSNNAGVTPAGLEMGRAQLVQARAARVIPDVRMNPVLLKPEADTRSQVVLLGKANPEITALPWRERKPQLWPYVQDSLHSLLDEFDVVVIEGAGSPAEVNLRTSDIVNMRVAREARAAVLLACDIDRGGAFAHLLGTWHCLIPEERELLKGFILNRFRGDARLLSPAPEWLCEQTGVPTVGVVPWLNIPLPEEDGVALERSQAPDGPAGFVAIARLPRMSNLDEFAPLGERARWVSRPEELSGAQAVIIPGSKSTASDLGWLRQSGLAGAITRMAAAGVPVLGVCGGLQMLGRRVHDPHGVEGGGEASGLGLLDLETEFAFDKTTRLTHLTDAETGLALEGYEIHHGQTRSGPGVQELAPGLLWRSGNVRGTYLHGLLENPAYLERFLGWAGLPAPVGLDSLDARLDAIAGQVKASLDWPYVQALL; this is encoded by the coding sequence ATGGTTCAGGGCTGCACCAGCAATGCAGGAAAGTCATATCTGGCGGCCGCCCTCTGCCGCATCCTGGCGGACGAGGGCCTGCGGGTCGCCCCCTTTAAGGCCCAGAACATGAGCAACAACGCTGGCGTCACCCCGGCTGGCCTGGAGATGGGCCGCGCCCAGCTGGTGCAGGCCCGCGCCGCACGTGTCATCCCCGACGTTCGCATGAACCCCGTGCTGCTCAAGCCCGAGGCCGATACCCGCTCTCAGGTGGTGCTGCTGGGGAAAGCCAATCCCGAAATCACGGCGCTGCCCTGGCGCGAACGCAAGCCGCAGCTGTGGCCTTATGTTCAGGACAGTCTGCACAGTCTGCTGGATGAGTTCGACGTGGTGGTCATCGAGGGTGCGGGCAGCCCGGCTGAAGTCAACCTGCGCACATCGGACATCGTGAATATGCGGGTGGCCCGGGAGGCCCGCGCTGCGGTGCTGCTTGCCTGCGACATCGACCGTGGCGGGGCGTTTGCCCACCTGCTGGGCACCTGGCATTGCCTGATTCCCGAAGAACGTGAGCTGCTCAAGGGGTTTATCCTCAACCGCTTCAGAGGCGACGCCCGGCTGCTCTCCCCCGCTCCGGAATGGCTGTGCGAGCAGACCGGCGTGCCGACCGTGGGCGTCGTGCCCTGGCTGAACATTCCCTTGCCTGAGGAGGACGGAGTGGCCCTGGAACGTTCTCAGGCGCCGGACGGCCCCGCTGGGTTTGTGGCCATCGCCCGGCTGCCGAGAATGTCCAACCTGGACGAGTTCGCCCCGCTGGGAGAGCGGGCCCGCTGGGTCAGTCGCCCGGAAGAGTTGAGCGGCGCCCAGGCGGTCATCATTCCAGGCAGCAAAAGCACCGCTTCGGATCTGGGCTGGCTGCGGCAGAGTGGGCTGGCCGGAGCGATCACCCGGATGGCAGCAGCGGGCGTGCCGGTGCTGGGCGTCTGCGGGGGCCTGCAGATGCTGGGACGGCGCGTACACGATCCCCACGGTGTCGAAGGCGGGGGCGAAGCCTCAGGACTGGGCCTGCTGGACCTGGAAACCGAATTCGCCTTCGACAAGACCACCCGCCTGACCCACCTCACCGACGCCGAAACCGGCCTTGCTCTGGAGGGTTACGAGATTCATCACGGGCAGACCCGCTCCGGGCCAGGCGTGCAGGAACTCGCACCGGGACTGCTGTGGCGCTCCGGCAACGTGCGCGGCACCTACCTGCACGGTCTGCTGGAAAATCCGGCCTACCTGGAGCGCTTCCTGGGCTGGGCCGGGTTGCCGGCGCCAGTGGGACTTGACAGTCTGGACGCCCGGCTCGACGCCATTGCCGGTCAGGTGAAAGCCAGCCTGGACTGGCCGTACGTGCAGGCCCTGCTGTGA
- the cobT gene encoding nicotinate-nucleotide--dimethylbenzimidazole phosphoribosyltransferase, which produces MTISDLASTTMSTLIQAVQPADAAAMNAARTRQTQLTKPAGALGDLEELAVRLAGVFGTDRPHPRGVAVIVAAGDHGVAADGVSAYPAEVTPAMVANFLADTPAGPGGAAVNALARTVGARVYVMDAGVNADLPKHPALVRAARRRGTRNLRIEAAMTREETEALILAGAALARQAIANGADLLIPGEMGIGNTTPAAALTARLLGLDAAEVTGRGTGVDDDRLSHKVNVIREALARTDASDPLEVLAEFGGFEIAAMLGVMLQAAALRRAVILDGFVEGSAALVGVALAPALRDYLFPAGECAEAGHAAQLEFLNLSPMFRLGLRLGEGTGGVLAAPLLLSAAATLREMRTFAEAGIPT; this is translated from the coding sequence ATGACCATTTCTGACCTGGCTTCCACCACCATGTCCACCCTGATTCAGGCCGTTCAGCCTGCTGATGCCGCGGCCATGAATGCCGCCCGGACGCGGCAGACGCAGCTCACCAAACCAGCTGGCGCCCTGGGGGACCTTGAAGAGCTGGCTGTGCGACTGGCTGGAGTCTTCGGCACCGACCGTCCCCACCCACGTGGAGTTGCCGTGATCGTGGCTGCCGGAGACCATGGCGTGGCAGCTGACGGAGTCAGTGCGTACCCGGCGGAGGTGACGCCAGCCATGGTGGCCAACTTCCTGGCCGATACGCCAGCTGGTCCGGGCGGCGCAGCGGTCAATGCCCTGGCCCGCACGGTCGGCGCGCGGGTCTATGTCATGGACGCAGGCGTAAACGCCGATCTGCCGAAGCACCCGGCCCTGGTGCGCGCTGCCCGGCGGCGTGGCACGAGGAATCTACGCATCGAGGCTGCCATGACCCGGGAGGAGACAGAAGCCTTGATTCTCGCTGGCGCGGCGCTGGCCCGGCAGGCGATTGCAAACGGCGCCGACCTGCTGATTCCTGGCGAGATGGGCATCGGCAACACCACGCCCGCCGCGGCCCTGACGGCCCGGCTGCTGGGTCTGGACGCGGCCGAGGTGACGGGCCGCGGCACAGGTGTGGACGATGACCGGCTGTCTCATAAGGTGAATGTGATCCGCGAGGCGCTGGCCCGGACAGACGCGAGCGACCCGCTGGAAGTTCTGGCCGAATTTGGCGGTTTCGAGATAGCAGCCATGCTGGGCGTGATGCTTCAGGCCGCGGCACTGCGCCGGGCGGTGATCCTCGACGGCTTTGTGGAAGGGTCGGCAGCGCTGGTGGGTGTTGCCCTGGCCCCGGCACTGCGTGACTACCTGTTTCCTGCTGGAGAGTGCGCAGAGGCAGGTCACGCGGCACAGTTGGAGTTTCTTAACCTCTCCCCCATGTTCCGCCTTGGCCTGCGATTGGGTGAAGGTACTGGAGGCGTGCTGGCCGCCCCTTTGCTGCTGTCAGCGGCAGCAACCCTGCGAGAAATGCGGACTTTTGCGGAGGCAGGAATCCCGACCTGA
- a CDS encoding peptidoglycan-binding domain-containing protein, whose protein sequence is MVDGIVGGNTWEKLIATVQQGDSNTAVRAVQDQLRNGYGYGSVTIDGVFGSGTNSAVRDFQSKRGLGVDGVVGLNTWHSLVTGSSTGGTGTTASLANQILNNTRITLGTSSSTSGGSPRQYIVDTANGLPAKRGCASNANCGLTVYLKRSMLQGMLNMANAGNRFYITSVAGGVHSTYSDHYAGLALDIGIWNGTSLSTPNSAHTAARNACIAAGSDPSQTFNAYNDASGGHNNHVHCAWN, encoded by the coding sequence GTGGTGGACGGCATTGTGGGGGGAAACACCTGGGAAAAACTGATTGCCACTGTGCAGCAGGGAGACAGCAACACTGCTGTGCGGGCTGTGCAGGATCAGCTGCGCAATGGCTACGGCTACGGCAGTGTCACGATCGACGGGGTTTTCGGCAGCGGCACCAACTCTGCCGTAAGGGACTTTCAGAGCAAACGTGGCCTCGGCGTGGACGGAGTCGTAGGCCTGAATACCTGGCACAGCCTGGTCACCGGGAGCAGCACCGGAGGCACTGGCACCACCGCCAGTCTGGCCAATCAGATCCTGAACAACACCCGCATTACCCTGGGGACCAGCAGCAGCACCAGCGGCGGCAGCCCACGTCAGTACATCGTGGACACCGCCAATGGGCTTCCGGCCAAACGTGGCTGTGCCAGCAACGCCAACTGCGGCCTGACGGTGTACCTGAAGCGCTCGATGCTGCAGGGCATGCTGAACATGGCCAACGCGGGCAACCGCTTTTACATCACGTCGGTTGCTGGTGGCGTGCACTCCACCTACTCGGACCATTACGCTGGTCTGGCACTGGACATCGGCATCTGGAACGGCACCAGCCTTTCGACCCCCAACAGCGCGCACACCGCCGCACGCAACGCCTGCATCGCGGCGGGATCTGATCCGAGCCAGACGTTTAACGCCTATAACGACGCTTCCGGCGGTCACAACAATCACGTCCACTGCGCCTGGAACTGA
- the pstS gene encoding phosphate ABC transporter substrate-binding protein PstS, whose protein sequence is MKKTFLMGLALMMTASAASAQSLTGAGASFPYPLYSKMFAEYKKDKGVDVNYQSVGSGSGQKQITERTVDFAGSDNPMSDEQLKAAPDKLLHIPTAIGAVVPAYNLPGVTEPVKFTGQVLADIYLGKIRLWNDKKIAALNPGVTLPPLPIQVARRSDGSGTTYVFADYLAKMSSEWKSKVGVGNSLQWPVGTGAKGNDGVAGIVKSTPGSIGYVELVYAKQNKLTYGSLRNRAGKFILADNGPASLAAQGVVIPADTRVSITNSANAGAYPIASFTYVIFYQDQKYGNRTEAQAKALKNLLSWMVSTGQQYNEALDYAKLPSTVASKARSIIGKMTYGGKKI, encoded by the coding sequence ATGAAGAAGACCTTCCTCATGGGCCTGGCCCTGATGATGACCGCCTCCGCTGCCAGCGCCCAGAGTCTCACTGGCGCTGGGGCCAGCTTCCCCTATCCCCTGTACAGCAAGATGTTCGCCGAATACAAGAAAGACAAAGGCGTGGACGTGAACTATCAGTCGGTGGGCTCTGGTTCCGGCCAGAAGCAGATCACCGAACGCACCGTGGACTTCGCCGGCAGCGACAACCCCATGAGCGACGAACAGCTCAAGGCCGCGCCGGACAAACTGCTGCACATTCCCACCGCTATCGGCGCAGTTGTGCCCGCCTACAACCTGCCCGGCGTGACCGAGCCGGTCAAGTTCACCGGACAGGTCCTGGCTGACATCTACCTGGGCAAGATCCGCCTCTGGAACGACAAGAAGATCGCTGCCCTCAACCCCGGAGTTACCCTGCCCCCACTGCCTATTCAGGTGGCACGCCGCAGTGACGGTTCCGGCACCACCTACGTGTTCGCCGACTACCTGGCCAAGATGAGCAGCGAGTGGAAAAGCAAGGTGGGCGTGGGCAACAGCCTGCAGTGGCCAGTGGGCACCGGCGCCAAAGGCAACGACGGCGTGGCCGGCATCGTGAAAAGCACGCCCGGCTCCATCGGTTACGTGGAACTGGTGTATGCCAAGCAGAACAAGCTGACCTACGGCAGCCTGCGCAACCGCGCCGGTAAGTTCATTCTGGCCGACAACGGTCCTGCCAGCCTCGCCGCACAGGGCGTGGTCATTCCGGCCGACACCCGCGTGAGCATCACCAACAGCGCCAATGCCGGCGCCTACCCGATTGCCAGCTTCACCTACGTGATCTTCTACCAGGACCAGAAGTACGGTAACCGCACCGAAGCGCAGGCCAAGGCACTCAAGAACCTGCTGTCCTGGATGGTCTCCACCGGCCAGCAGTACAACGAGGCGCTGGATTACGCCAAGCTTCCGTCCACGGTCGCCAGCAAGGCACGCAGCATCATTGGCAAGATGACGTACGGCGGCAAGAAAATCTAA